One genomic region from Apodemus sylvaticus chromosome 1, mApoSyl1.1, whole genome shotgun sequence encodes:
- the Paox gene encoding peroxisomal N(1)-acetyl-spermine/spermidine oxidase: MASRSPRVLVVGGGIAGLGAAQRLCRHRAAPHLRVLEATAGAGGRIRSERCFGGVVELGAHWIHGPSQGNPVFQLAVEFGLLGEKELSEENQLVETGGHVALPSMSRTSSGTSLSLELVTEMASLFHELIDQTREFLNKSGTPMASVGEFLKKEISQQVANWTEDEDTKKLKLALLNSFFNIECCVSGTHSMDLVALAPFGEYTVLPGLDCTLAGGYQGLTNGILASLPKDTMVFDKPVKTIHWNGSFQEAAFPGETFPVLVECEDGACLPAHHVIVTVPLGFLKEHQDTFFEPPLPDKKAEAIRKLGFGTNNKIFLEFEEPFWEPDCQFIQVVWEDSSPLQDTALPPQDAWFKKLIGFLVLPSFESSHVLCGFIAGLESEFMETLSDEEVLLSLTQVLRRMTGNPQLPAAKSVLRSRWHSAPYTRGSYSYVAVGSTGDDLDLMAQPLPTDGTGTQLQVLFAGEATHRTFYSTTHGALLSGWREADRLIGLWDSQGEQSRPRL; the protein is encoded by the exons ATGGCGTCCCGCAGCCCGCGGGTGCTGGTGGTAGGCGGCGGCATCGCGGGGCTGGGCGCTGCGCAGAGGCTCTGCCGCCACCGGGCTGCTCCACACCTGCGGGTCCTGGAGGCCACCGCCGGCGCCGGGGGCCGCATCCGCTCGGAACGCTGCTTCG GTGGAGTAGTGGAGCTGGGTGCACACTGGATCCATGGGCCCTCCCAGGGCAATCCTGTCTTCCAGCTGGCTGTGGAGTTCGGGCTCCTGGGGGAGAAAGAATTATCGGAAGAGAACCAgctggtggagacaggagggcaCGTGGCCTTGCCCTCCATGAGCCGTACCAGCTCTGGAACAAGTCTGAGCCTGGAGCTGGTGACAGAGATGGCCTCTCTGTTCCATGAACTGATAGACCAGACCCGAGAATTCCTGAATAAATCTGGGACCCCGATGGCCAGTGTTGGAGAGTTCCTGAAGAAGGAGATAAGTCAGCAGGTGGCTAACTGGACTGAGGATGAGGACACCAAAAAGCTCAAGCTGGCTCTCCTGAATTCCTTCTTCAACATAGAGTGCTGTGTGAGCGGCACCCACAGCATGGACCTGGTGGCCCTTGCACCGTTCGGGGAGTATACAGTGCTGCCTGGGCTGGATTGCACCTTGGCTGG GGGGTACCAAGGACTCACCAATGGCATACTGGCCTCTTTGCCCAAGGATACGATGGTTTTTGACAAGCCGGTGAAGACCATTCACTGGAATGGGTCCTTCCAGGAAGCCGCTTTTCCAGGGGAGACCTTCCCTGTGTTGGTGGAGTGTGAAGATggcgcctgcctgcctgcacatCACGTCATCGTCACGGTGCCATTAG GTTTTCTTAAAGAACATCAAGATACCTTctttgagccaccactgcctgacaaaaAGGCAGAAGCCATCAGAAAATTAGGCTTTGGTACCAACAACAAAATCTTCTTGGAGTTTGAGGAGCCCTTCTGGGAGCCCGACTGCCAGTTCATCCAGGTGGTGTGGGAAGATTCATCACCCCTACAGGACACAGCCCTCCCGCCCCAAGACGCCTGGTTCAAGAAGCTCATTGGATTTTTGGTCCTGCCTTCTTTTGA GTCTTCACATGTGCTCTGTGGGTTTATTGCTGGGCTGGAGTCAGAATTTATGGAGACTCTGTCAGATGAAGAAGTGCTTCTGTCTCTAACCCAAGTACTCCGGAGAATGACAG GAAACCCACAGTTGCCAGCAGCCAAGAGCGTGCTGCGGTCTCGATGGCACAGTGCCCCATACACCCGGGGTTCCTATAGCTACGTGGCTGTGGGCAGCACTGGTGACGACCTAGATCTGATGGCTCAGCCCCTCCCCACAGATGGAACTGGCACTCAG CTCCAGGTACTCTTTGCTGGGGAAGCCACACATCGGACATTTTATTCTACCACACACGGGGCCCTCCTGTCTGGCTGGAGAGAAGCTGATCGCCTCATTGGCCTTTGGGACTCACAGGGGGAGCAGTCCCGGCCCAGGCTGTGA
- the Echs1 gene encoding enoyl-CoA hydratase, mitochondrial produces the protein MAALRALLPRTCSSLLSSVRCPELRRFASGANFQYIITEKKGKNSSVGLIQLNRPKALNALCNGLIEELNQALETFEEDPTVGAIVLTGGEKAFAAGADIKEMQNRTFQDCYSSKFLSHWDHITRVKKPVIAAVNGYALGGGCELAMMCDIIYAGEKAQFGQPEILLGTIPGAGGTQRLTRAVGKSLAMEMVLTGDRISAQDAKQAGLVSKIFPVERLVEEAIQCAEKIASNSKIIVAMAKESVNAAFEMTLTEGNKLEKKLFYSTFATDDRREGMSAFVEKRKANFKDH, from the exons ATGGCGGCCCTGCGTGCTCTGCTGCCCAGAACCTGCAGCTCGCTGTTGTCCTCAGTCCGCTGCCCAGAACTCCGGCGCTTCGCCTCGG GTGCTAACTTTCAGTACATcatcacagaaaagaaaggaaagaatagcAGTGTGGGGCTGATCCAGTTGAACCGCCCCAAAGCACTCAACGCACTTTGCAATGGCTTGATTGAAGAACTCAACCAAGCACTGGAGACCTTTGAGGAAGATCCCACAGTGGGCGCCATTGTGCTCACTGGTGGGGAGAAGGCCTTCGCAG CTGGAGCTGACATCAAGGAAATGCAGAACCGGACATTTCAGGACTGTTACTCCAGCAAGTTCCTGAGCCACTGGGACCATATCACCCGGGTCAAGAAGCCGGTCATTGCAGCTGTCAATGGCTATGCT cttGGTGGGGGTTGTGAACTCGCCATGATGTGTGACATCATCTATGCCGGTGAGAAAGCCCAGTTTGGACAGCCAGAAATCCTCCTGGGGACCATCCCAG GTGCAGGGGGCACCCAGAGACTGACCCGAGCAGTCGGCAAATCGCTGGCAATGGAGATGGTGCTCACTGGTGACCGCATCTCAGCCCAGGATGCCAAGCAAGCAG GTCTTGTAAGCAAGATTTTTCCTGTTGAAAGACTGGTTGAAGAAGCCATCCAATGTGCAGAAAAAATTGCCAGCAATTCCAAAATCATAGTAGCCATGGCGAAAGAATCTGTGAATGCAG CCTTTGAAATGACATTAACAGAAGGGAATAAGCTGGAGAAGAAGCTCTTCTATTCTACCTTTGCCACT